The DNA segment GTTTATCTGATTGGCAAACTGCGCGAGTTTATTTAATCCCTCAGATAAAACAGCCAGAAGTCAAGCAAGAAGTTATTAAATGCATCAATCAACGTAAACCTTTTGATATCAATCGTTTTTTACCACTTTTTGAACACGCCATATCTATTGATAGTAGTGTTGCAGCTTGTTTGTTACCTTTGTGGGATAGTTCACAGTCAATCAAGGCGTTGGTAGAACGGTGGCAGAAAATCCACCCTTTGAATCCTGTTACTTTAGAACCAACCGCAGAAGAGGAAATTTTGCAATTGACAATCAGTGCATTGGCTAAATTGCATGAGCTTGGTTATGTCTATTTAGAATCTAACTTTGAGGTGGTCTAAATTAATGATTTGATGTGGATTATATGAAAAGCTCTGAGAGTGGGCAAGCTAGGTCTAGATGCTGGCAAAAGATTTTACCCACTATGTAGCTTAGAGTATCATGAAAACACAACTTACAGCTAAATTCCCATACCGGAAGACACTAAAACAAGAAGAGGGTTTTACGCTGATTGAAATGCTAGTGGTTGTGATTATCATTGGTATTCTTTCTGCTACTGCAATGCCATCTTTTCTAAATCAAGCGGCAAAAACTCGGCAATCGGAAGCTAAAAGTAGTACTGGTACTTTGAATCGTTCGCAACAAGCTTATTATTTAGAAAATCAAATATTTGCAGACGATGTAACTAAGTTAAGTGTAGGCATTGTCAATAGCGTCAATTATAACTACGAAGTAAGTAGCAATGATTTGATGAATCAAGTTGCTCATTTGGCAACTGCACAGCAAGCAGACTTGAAAAGTTATGCTGGTGGTGTGTTTAAATCGGCACATAACCAAACAACTCAGGTAATTTTGTGTGAGGCGAATAGTGCAGGAAACGCACCAATAAACGCGCCTACGAGTTCAAATACTTGTGCTAATGGTTCACAGCGATTGCAGTAAGTTTGTCTGTGGCGATCGCATTTCTCTTAATTACCATAGTATTACAACTTCTGTAGCATCATGCTACCGATTGCATGACTCAAGGCAAAACGTTATTAAGTGGAACATTACTATTAGTGATCGCTTTGCAGATTTTAGCAGCTAGTAGTTTGTATTGCTTCACAGCGAGTTACCTAAGCTTGTTGATCTTGAAGTTGACTGAGAAGCCGAGTTGCGATCATCTGAGAGTTTTTCAATTGCATGGCGAAGTAGTCCAATCAGGTTTCAATTGCCAAGTGGCGATAAAATCAATACAGCTATATTTGTAGGAAGCACTGCACTATGTGCGATCGCGCTCTTCGATTGAACAGCAAAAGCAACTGTGGGTAATCAATTAATATTTGGCTTGATGCAAAGTTGTCACTCTCAAAGCTGAGGAAATTCCTGCAAAAGATACAGATACTAGCCAAAAGTCACCTGATAGTTGAGTAGTCATATAAAGGCGTTCGCGTCTAGCGTGGGCAAAGCCCAATCGCACTTTCACATCAACAGCAAAATTGCACTTTCGTTAGATTATTAGATATGGGTTCATTGGTAGCTAGCTGCACTCAATCGCCGCGATCATCATAGCTAGGTCACAATAGAGTTATCTGTGATTTATGCTCAGCAATAAACGATATAATTAACTCAACTGTGCAACAGTCAACTTATGAATACTCTCGATCAAGTGTTGGAGACGGCTTCGCAGCTACCTAGAGAACAGCAAGAAATGCTGATCAACATTCTCCAAAATCGCCTTCATGAAAATCGCCGTATAGAAATAGCGATAGATGCACAACAAACCTTAACGGAGTTTCGCGCAGGCAAATTTCAACACCAGTCAGCCGAGGATATAATTATCGCGTTACGCGAGTCTTTGCATGAACCAGAAGCATGAGACAGCTGGTTTTAACTCCCTAAGTTCAAACGCGCTTTTCGCAAGTTTGTCAAACGTAATACTGATCTTCAGCAACGTATTGAAGATACTCTTGAGCAAATGGAAATTGATATATTTGCCCCAGCCCTAGGAACTCACAAACTGAGTGGCAAACTCGATGGTCTTCAATCTTGCTCGTGTGGTTATGATTGTCGTATTGTCTTCTCTATTGAACAAAACACGGAAATGAAGGTTGAAGTCATTGTTCTGCTGGACATCGGGACGCATGAGGAAGTTTATTAGTTGTATTGTGGCGGCAATCTAACTCGCTAACGAAGTTGATACTGAGCGATCGCCTTAAACTCATCCTATACAAGATAGATTGGAAGTAAATCTTGAAGGTGGTGGATGAATGAGCAACAGATGAAGATATTACATCAAAAAATTGACGCAGGAGTAAAAGATGCGATCGCGCTCTTTGATTGAACGTCATCGTCAATTAGGACAGTCAATTAGTATTTTGCAAGATGGCAAAATTGTCACTCTCAAAGCTGAGCAAATTCCTACAAAAGATACAAATACGACACCAGAATCATCTTTTCATAGTTGAGTATTATGCAAAGGCGTTCGCGTCTAGCGTGGGCAAAGCCCAATCGCACTTTTGTTAATTACTCTAATCGCACTTTCATCCTCTGACACACAAATACACTAGTGTGCTTGCAAGATTTTACTCAAATCTGGGCATATTAGCAATTGAAGTAAATTAGCAGTAGGACTTG comes from the Gloeocapsopsis sp. IPPAS B-1203 genome and includes:
- a CDS encoding type IV pilin-like G/H family protein is translated as MKTQLTAKFPYRKTLKQEEGFTLIEMLVVVIIIGILSATAMPSFLNQAAKTRQSEAKSSTGTLNRSQQAYYLENQIFADDVTKLSVGIVNSVNYNYEVSSNDLMNQVAHLATAQQADLKSYAGGVFKSAHNQTTQVILCEANSAGNAPINAPTSSNTCANGSQRLQ